Proteins encoded by one window of Rattus rattus isolate New Zealand chromosome 10, Rrattus_CSIRO_v1, whole genome shotgun sequence:
- the Timm17a gene encoding mitochondrial import inner membrane translocase subunit Tim17-A yields MEEYAREPCPWRIVDDCGGAFTMGTIGGGIFQAFKGFRNSPVGVNHRLRGSLTAIKTRAPQLGGSFAVWGGLFSTIDCGMVQIRGKEDPWNSITSGALTGAILAARNGPVAMVGSAAMGGILLALIEGAGILLTRFASAQFPNGPQFAEDHSQLPSSQLPSSPFGDYRQYQ; encoded by the exons ATGGAGGAGTATGCGAGAGAGCCGTG cCCCTGGAGAATTGTGGATGACTGTGGCGGTGCCTTTACCATGGGTACCATAGGTGGCGGCATCTTCCAGGCCTTCAAAGGTTTTCGAAATTCTCCAGTG gGAGTAAACCACAGACTCCGAGGGAGTTTAACAGCTATTAAAACCAGGGCTCCACAATTGGGAG GTAGCTTTGCAGTTTGGGGAGGCCTGTTTTCCACGATTGACTGTGGTATGGTTCAAATAAGAGGCAAAGAAGACCCCTGGAACTCCATCACTAGCGGTGCCTTAACAGGAGCCATCCTGGCAGCAAGAA ATGGACCGGTAGCCATGGTTGGGTCAGCTGCGATGGGCGGCATTCTCCTAGCTTTAATTGAAGGAGCTGGTATCCTGTTGACCAGGTTTGCCTCTGCACAGTTTCCTAATG GCCCTCAGTTTGCTGAAGACCACTCCCAGTTGCCTTCAAGCCAGTTGCCGTCCTCACCGTTTGGAGACTACCGACAGTATCAGTAG